One Pseudomonas sp. MM213 genomic window, ATATCATCGGGATTACTGTCTCAAGGTTTGTATGGCAGACAGGTGCAACTTCATGATAAAGAATTCTTTTGACTTCTTCCGGGTCGTAGTCTTCGGTTTGGCGTGCGATGGCTTCATAGTCAACTTCAGTGTCGACAAACGCATCGGACAAAGCCCAGTACACATAGGAACGCTCCTCGTCAGTCATTGAACGTCCCATGTCAAAAACTCCTCCAGTTCTTCGTCAAGACTGTCCGCGACATAGTCGCCAAGAATGCCGCCCGCAATACCACCTGCGACTACAACGGCGATGGCGCAAATTGGAGCAGCAGGGCCGCACAGCATTGAAACGCTCAGACCTGCCAACGCCCCACCGGCTGCGCCGCCACCCAGGATGATTCCTTGGCGCCCGGCTTCCTTGGTTTTATTGTCGGCCTTGTAAATTTCCGAGGCGGCAAAGGCTGCGGTAACGATCCACGCGACCTTTCCCGTTACATTCATTCTCTTGGTGCCGCGAGTAACCTTGGCGTTGTCCACGCCAGATTTTTTCAAAATAAGGTAATGAACTTTGGATTTTTCCACATCGGTTAA contains:
- a CDS encoding DUF7079 family protein; the protein is MGRSMTDEERSYVYWALSDAFVDTEVDYEAIARQTEDYDPEEVKRILYHEVAPVCHTNLETVIPMIWSAFNLENLKTDIENTLQTRKNSYFRRQKDKLLIRWLEFRYNYIWKEISKNYRK